Proteins from a genomic interval of Tenacibaculum sp. SZ-18:
- a CDS encoding NAD(P)/FAD-dependent oxidoreductase, with protein sequence MIETDVLIIGAGPTGLFTVFEAGLLKLHCHLIDALPQPGGQCSEIYPKKPIYDIPAYPEILAGDLTEKLLEQGKQFQPGFTLGERAETIKKQEDGSFIITTNKGTKHKAPVVAIAGGLGSFEPRKPKIENLSKFEDCGVEYMIKEPELYRNKDVVIAGGGDSALDWSIFLTDVAKSVTLIHRRNEFRGALDSVEKVQELKNLGKINLITPAEVKGILGDDHVTGVVVEQKDKEPFILDTDHFIPLFGLAPKLGPIGKWGLEIEKNAIKVDNALDYQTNIPGIYAIGDVNTYPGKLKLILCGFHEATLMCQSAYKRIFPDKKYVMKYTTVGGVQGFDGTKKEAPKAVVKAIE encoded by the coding sequence ATGATTGAAACAGATGTACTTATTATTGGAGCAGGTCCAACAGGTTTATTTACAGTTTTTGAAGCAGGTTTATTAAAATTACATTGTCATTTAATTGACGCATTGCCTCAGCCAGGTGGACAATGTTCGGAGATTTATCCTAAAAAACCAATTTATGACATTCCAGCATATCCAGAGATTTTAGCAGGAGATTTAACTGAGAAATTATTGGAACAAGGAAAACAGTTTCAACCTGGATTTACCTTAGGAGAGCGAGCAGAAACGATTAAAAAACAAGAAGATGGTAGTTTCATTATAACGACGAATAAAGGAACAAAACATAAAGCTCCAGTTGTAGCAATAGCAGGAGGATTAGGAAGTTTTGAACCTCGAAAACCAAAAATTGAGAATTTATCAAAATTCGAAGATTGCGGAGTTGAATATATGATCAAAGAGCCTGAATTATATAGAAATAAAGATGTAGTAATTGCAGGTGGAGGTGATTCGGCTTTGGATTGGTCGATTTTCTTAACTGATGTGGCAAAATCGGTTACCTTAATTCATAGACGAAATGAATTTAGAGGTGCTTTAGATTCTGTAGAAAAAGTTCAAGAACTAAAAAACTTAGGTAAGATTAATTTAATTACTCCAGCTGAGGTGAAAGGAATTCTTGGAGATGATCATGTTACAGGAGTTGTGGTTGAACAAAAAGATAAAGAACCGTTTATTTTAGACACCGATCATTTTATTCCGCTATTCGGTTTGGCACCAAAATTAGGTCCAATAGGAAAGTGGGGATTAGAGATAGAGAAGAATGCTATTAAAGTGGATAATGCATTAGACTATCAAACAAATATTCCTGGAATTTATGCCATTGGAGATGTAAATACGTATCCAGGTAAATTAAAATTAATTTTATGTGGATTCCATGAGGCTACTTTAATGTGTCAAAGTGCATATAAAAGAATTTTTCCAGACAAGAAGTATGTAATGAAATATACAACTGTTGGAGGAGTTCAAGGATTTGATGGGACAAAAAAAGAAGCACCAAAAGCAGTGGTTAAAGCTATTGAGTAA
- the cysM gene encoding cysteine synthase CysM — MISKNITDFVGNTPLVEATNIINKENVRLFFKLEGHNPGGSVKDRAAYFMISEALKKKNIKKGDTLVEATSGNTGIALALMAKVLGVNMVLVMPEHATIERVKTMRAYGAEVILTPSEVGMEGAIDHALELKYKKGYFRLNQFDNFDNPKAHYSTTGPEIWRDTNGKVTHFVSAMGTTGTITGVSDYLKEQNKDIQIVGVQPKEGARIPGIRKWPEEYLPAIFKREKIDKVLEVSQEEAKAMTVRLAREEGIFSGMSSGGATASALKLAETIDEGVIVSIICDRGDRYLSSDIFH; from the coding sequence ATGATTTCAAAAAATATAACAGATTTTGTAGGGAATACACCTTTAGTTGAAGCTACAAATATTATTAATAAAGAAAATGTTCGTCTGTTTTTCAAATTAGAAGGACATAATCCTGGCGGTAGTGTAAAAGATAGAGCTGCCTATTTTATGATTTCTGAAGCACTAAAAAAGAAGAACATAAAAAAAGGAGACACTCTTGTTGAAGCAACAAGTGGAAACACTGGTATTGCTTTAGCCCTAATGGCAAAAGTTTTAGGTGTGAATATGGTTTTAGTAATGCCAGAACACGCAACAATCGAAAGAGTAAAAACGATGCGTGCTTACGGAGCAGAAGTTATTTTAACTCCAAGTGAAGTTGGAATGGAAGGAGCAATTGATCATGCATTGGAATTAAAATATAAGAAAGGTTATTTCAGATTAAATCAGTTTGATAATTTCGATAATCCAAAAGCACATTACAGTACAACTGGTCCAGAAATATGGAGAGACACTAATGGTAAGGTTACACATTTTGTTTCTGCAATGGGAACAACGGGAACCATTACTGGGGTTTCAGATTATTTGAAGGAACAAAATAAAGATATTCAAATTGTAGGAGTTCAACCTAAAGAAGGTGCTCGTATTCCAGGAATTAGAAAATGGCCGGAGGAATATTTACCGGCAATTTTTAAAAGAGAGAAAATCGATAAAGTTTTAGAAGTAAGTCAAGAAGAAGCTAAGGCAATGACAGTTCGTTTGGCTCGGGAAGAAGGGATTTTCTCAGGAATGAGTAGCGGTGGAGCAACAGCTTCAGCTTTAAAACTTGCTGAAACTATTGATGAAGGTGTAATCGTATCTATTATATGTGATAGAGGAGATCGATATTTATCGTCCGATATTTTTCATTAA
- the epsC gene encoding serine O-acetyltransferase EpsC gives MEFSNYNLSLKEDVELFTKQLFYALFEDVCREKANHLKKQFVKILNGLSVKKANEIWMYYQTSFCNIREKLDLDAKAFESTDPACKSLGEVYLAYPGFHAIAIYRLSHELYKINVPILPRMMSEYAHSLTGVDIHPGATIGNSFFIDHATGVVIGETTVIENNVSIYQGVTLGGIQVKKELAEVKRHPTIESNVTIYANATILGNITVGRNTVIGANVCITKSVGANSTVIYKSQNSIYT, from the coding sequence ATGGAATTTAGTAATTACAACTTATCGCTTAAAGAGGATGTAGAACTTTTTACCAAGCAGCTGTTTTATGCTTTGTTCGAGGATGTTTGTCGAGAAAAGGCAAATCATTTAAAAAAACAATTCGTGAAGATTCTAAATGGTTTATCAGTCAAGAAAGCTAATGAAATTTGGATGTACTATCAAACATCGTTTTGTAATATCCGAGAAAAGTTAGATTTAGATGCGAAAGCATTTGAAAGTACTGATCCGGCTTGCAAAAGTTTAGGTGAAGTTTATTTAGCTTATCCTGGGTTTCATGCTATTGCAATTTATAGATTAAGTCATGAGTTATATAAAATTAATGTCCCAATTCTACCAAGAATGATGAGTGAGTATGCTCACAGTCTTACAGGCGTTGATATTCATCCTGGTGCAACAATTGGAAATTCATTCTTTATTGATCATGCAACTGGCGTTGTTATCGGAGAAACAACTGTAATCGAAAATAACGTCAGTATTTATCAAGGAGTAACATTAGGAGGAATTCAAGTTAAAAAAGAATTAGCTGAAGTCAAAAGGCATCCAACAATTGAAAGTAATGTTACTATTTATGCTAACGCAACTATTTTAGGAAATATCACAGTTGGTCGGAATACAGTTATTGGTGCAAACGTTTGCATTACTAAGTCAGTAGGAGCAAATTCAACCGTTATTTATAAATCACAAAACAGTATTTATACTTAA
- the metH gene encoding methionine synthase gives MKRYLKLSGLEPLIITPESNFINVGERTNVTGSRRFLRLIKEEKYGEALAVARDQVEGGAQILDVNMDEGMLDGVHAMVTFLNLIASEPDIARIPIMIDSSKWEIIESGLQVAQGKCVVNSISLKEGEEAFIRQAKLIKRYGAATIVMAFDEVGQADNYERRIEICERSYRILVDVVKFPPEDIIFDPNIFPVATGMEEHRKNAIDFFKATKWIRTNLPYASVSGGVSNVSFSFRGNNVVREAMHSAFLYHAIQHGMNMGIVNPTMLEVYDEIPKDLLEHVEDVLLDRRDDATERLLDFAETVKGIKKEDSSKQLVWRENSLQDRITHSLVKGIDAFIVEDVEEARQSVERPIEVIEGHLMSGMNVVGDLFGSGKMFLPQVVKSARVMKRAVAYLQPFIEESKDSNASSAGKILMATVKGDVHDIGKNIVSVVLGCNNYEIVDLGVMVPPEKIIEVAQKEQVDVIGLSGLITPSLDEMVYLANEMEKKEMNIPLLIGGATTSKAHTAVKIAPKYTNSVVHVNDASRAVTVVGNLLQENNKIYKEEIRSEYVKFRDQFLNRTKQKNYVTIEEARNNKFQINWEESEITKPDFLGSYVIENLDLNLLVDYIDWSPFFRSWDLHGKFPDILTDDVVGKQATELYEDAKVLLNQVIEEKLLKAKAVFGLFEANSVEDDIIVNADGKEFTFLTLRQQLKKREGVPNIALSDFIAPKDSGIQDYLGTFCVTAGFGTAELAAEYEKNNDDYNSIMIKAIADRFAEAFAEYLHEEVRKKYWGYAAAENLSNEELIKESYKGIRPAPGYPACPDHLEKNTIWDVLKVEEKIGVQLTESLAMWPAASVSGYYFGNAEAKYFGLGKIKEDQLKDYTERRGISDDLTRKWLSPIIAD, from the coding sequence ATGAAGAGATATTTAAAATTATCAGGATTAGAACCATTAATCATAACACCTGAAAGTAATTTTATAAATGTCGGAGAAAGAACAAACGTTACAGGATCACGTAGATTTCTTCGTTTAATTAAAGAAGAAAAATATGGAGAGGCACTCGCAGTTGCAAGAGATCAAGTAGAAGGTGGTGCACAGATTTTAGATGTAAATATGGATGAAGGAATGTTAGATGGTGTTCATGCCATGGTAACATTCTTAAATTTAATAGCATCTGAACCAGATATTGCTAGAATTCCAATAATGATCGATAGTTCTAAATGGGAAATTATTGAATCAGGATTGCAAGTTGCGCAAGGAAAATGTGTGGTAAATTCTATTTCTCTAAAAGAAGGTGAAGAAGCTTTTATTCGCCAGGCTAAGTTGATTAAAAGATATGGAGCTGCAACTATTGTTATGGCATTTGATGAGGTTGGACAGGCTGATAATTACGAACGTAGAATAGAAATTTGCGAACGCTCCTATCGAATTTTAGTGGATGTGGTGAAATTTCCCCCAGAGGATATCATTTTCGATCCTAATATTTTCCCTGTGGCAACAGGTATGGAAGAGCATAGAAAGAATGCAATTGATTTCTTTAAAGCTACCAAATGGATTCGAACAAACCTTCCATATGCAAGTGTTTCTGGAGGTGTAAGTAATGTTTCTTTTTCATTTAGAGGAAATAATGTTGTTCGAGAAGCAATGCACTCAGCTTTCTTATATCACGCCATTCAACATGGAATGAATATGGGAATTGTGAATCCTACAATGTTAGAAGTTTATGACGAAATTCCTAAAGATTTATTAGAACATGTCGAAGATGTACTATTAGATAGAAGAGATGACGCCACAGAACGATTATTAGATTTTGCGGAAACTGTAAAAGGAATTAAAAAAGAGGATAGTTCTAAACAATTAGTTTGGAGGGAAAATTCCTTACAAGATCGAATTACCCATAGTTTAGTAAAAGGAATTGATGCCTTTATTGTTGAAGATGTAGAAGAGGCTCGTCAAAGTGTAGAAAGACCAATTGAAGTTATTGAAGGTCATTTAATGTCTGGAATGAACGTCGTTGGAGATTTATTTGGTAGTGGGAAAATGTTCTTGCCTCAGGTAGTAAAATCTGCCCGAGTAATGAAAAGAGCTGTGGCATATTTACAGCCATTCATTGAAGAATCGAAAGATAGTAATGCAAGTTCAGCGGGGAAAATATTAATGGCAACCGTAAAAGGAGATGTTCATGATATTGGTAAAAATATTGTGAGTGTTGTACTTGGGTGTAATAATTATGAGATCGTTGATCTTGGGGTTATGGTTCCGCCAGAAAAAATTATTGAAGTAGCTCAAAAGGAACAAGTTGATGTAATTGGTTTAAGTGGATTAATTACCCCTTCTTTAGATGAAATGGTGTATTTGGCAAATGAAATGGAAAAGAAAGAAATGAATATTCCATTGTTAATTGGAGGTGCAACTACATCTAAAGCACATACAGCTGTTAAAATTGCTCCGAAATACACAAATTCTGTGGTGCATGTAAATGATGCGTCAAGAGCGGTAACGGTAGTAGGAAATTTATTACAGGAGAATAATAAAATCTATAAAGAGGAAATACGTAGTGAGTATGTGAAGTTTAGAGATCAGTTTTTAAATAGAACTAAACAAAAGAATTATGTAACCATTGAGGAAGCAAGAAATAACAAGTTTCAAATTAATTGGGAAGAATCAGAAATTACAAAACCTGATTTTTTAGGGTCTTATGTTATTGAAAACTTGGACTTAAACCTTCTTGTAGATTATATCGATTGGAGTCCATTTTTTAGATCATGGGATTTACATGGAAAATTTCCAGACATACTAACCGATGATGTTGTAGGTAAACAAGCAACTGAATTATATGAAGATGCCAAAGTATTATTAAACCAAGTTATAGAGGAAAAACTATTAAAAGCTAAAGCAGTTTTTGGTTTGTTTGAAGCGAATTCTGTCGAAGATGACATCATTGTAAATGCAGATGGCAAAGAATTTACATTCCTTACGCTTCGTCAGCAATTAAAGAAAAGGGAAGGAGTGCCAAACATTGCGTTGTCTGATTTTATTGCTCCAAAGGATTCAGGAATTCAAGATTATTTAGGAACATTTTGTGTAACAGCTGGTTTCGGAACGGCTGAGCTTGCAGCAGAATATGAGAAGAATAATGATGATTATAACTCTATAATGATTAAAGCAATTGCTGATCGTTTTGCAGAGGCTTTTGCGGAATATCTCCACGAGGAAGTTCGTAAAAAATACTGGGGTTACGCGGCTGCAGAAAACTTATCGAATGAAGAATTAATAAAGGAGAGTTACAAAGGAATTCGTCCTGCTCCTGGTTATCCTGCATGTCCCGATCATTTAGAGAAAAATACGATTTGGGATGTACTAAAGGTTGAAGAAAAAATAGGAGTTCAACTTACTGAAAGTTTAGCAATGTGGCCTGCAGCTAGTGTTTCTGGTTATTATTTCGGAAATGCAGAAGCTAAATATTTTGGACTTGGAAAAATAAAAGAAGATCAATTAAAAGATTATACCGAACGAAGAGGAATTAGTGATGATTTAACCAGAAAATGGTTAAGTCCAATTATTGCCGATTAA
- the metF gene encoding methylenetetrahydrofolate reductase [NAD(P)H], with product MKVTEHIEKSNGKTRFSFEILPPLKGQNIDSIFNNIDSLMEFNPPFIDVTYHREEYVYKELENGLLQKQVVKKRPGTVGICAAIQNKYNVDAIPHVLCGGFTKEDTENFLIDLDFLGIDNVMALRGDAVKSEIYFKPEKEGHQYASDLVDQIECLNHGKYLDEELQNSAPTDFCVGVAGYPEKHMEAPSLDSDIHFLKKKIKKGADYIVTQMFFDNQKYFEFVDKCRAEGITVPIIPGLKPISTKKQLNMIPHRFKVDLPDDLIMAVVNCKNNQQVREVGVEWCINQSKELIIKGVPFLHYYSMGKSDNIKNIAKEIF from the coding sequence ATGAAAGTTACAGAACACATAGAAAAATCCAATGGAAAAACTAGGTTTTCTTTTGAAATTTTACCTCCATTAAAAGGTCAAAATATAGATTCAATTTTTAATAATATTGATTCTTTAATGGAATTTAATCCCCCTTTTATTGATGTCACATATCATAGAGAAGAGTATGTTTATAAAGAATTGGAAAACGGATTATTACAAAAACAAGTTGTAAAAAAACGACCAGGAACTGTTGGTATTTGTGCTGCAATTCAAAATAAATACAATGTAGATGCAATTCCTCACGTATTGTGTGGTGGATTTACTAAAGAGGATACTGAAAACTTTTTAATCGATTTGGATTTTCTGGGAATTGATAATGTCATGGCACTACGTGGTGATGCCGTTAAAAGTGAAATCTATTTCAAGCCAGAAAAAGAAGGTCACCAATATGCTAGTGATCTAGTAGATCAAATTGAGTGTTTAAATCATGGAAAATACTTAGATGAAGAATTGCAAAATTCGGCACCAACAGATTTTTGTGTAGGAGTTGCAGGTTATCCTGAGAAACACATGGAAGCTCCAAGTTTAGATTCAGATATTCATTTCTTGAAAAAGAAAATTAAAAAAGGAGCGGATTATATTGTAACTCAGATGTTTTTTGACAATCAAAAATATTTTGAATTTGTAGATAAATGTCGTGCGGAAGGAATTACAGTACCAATTATTCCAGGACTGAAACCTATCTCAACAAAAAAGCAATTAAATATGATACCCCATCGCTTTAAAGTTGATCTTCCTGATGATTTAATTATGGCTGTTGTAAATTGTAAAAACAATCAACAAGTGCGCGAAGTAGGTGTGGAATGGTGTATCAACCAAAGTAAAGAATTAATTATTAAAGGTGTTCCGTTTTTACATTATTATTCAATGGGGAAATCAGATAATATTAAAAATATAGCCAAAGAAATTTTCTAA
- a CDS encoding 2Fe-2S iron-sulfur cluster-binding protein has translation MEQDVTIKIKDRDGVIHEVVAPTDMAMNLMEVVRSYELAPEGTIGICGGMAMCASCQCYVNSSHELSEMTDDEDAMLAEAFDVQENSRLGCQIQITSALEGLEVELAPES, from the coding sequence ATGGAGCAAGATGTTACTATAAAAATTAAAGATCGTGATGGTGTAATTCATGAGGTAGTTGCCCCGACAGATATGGCAATGAATCTAATGGAAGTTGTTCGTTCTTACGAATTAGCTCCAGAAGGAACTATTGGTATTTGTGGTGGAATGGCAATGTGCGCATCTTGTCAATGTTATGTAAATTCTAGTCACGAGTTATCAGAAATGACTGATGATGAAGATGCGATGTTAGCGGAAGCATTTGATGTGCAAGAGAATAGTAGACTTGGTTGTCAAATTCAAATAACATCGGCATTAGAAGGTTTAGAGGTTGAATTAGCACCTGAGAGTTAA
- a CDS encoding type III pantothenate kinase → MNLIIDVGNTRVKAALYEKDSLKELVVFQKNEIVSELKKILKKSKISSSIVSSVATLSDENLKELHKFLNLMELNYETKVPFINRYKSPTTLGVDRIALAAYAALQYPKRNVLVIDAGTCITFDFINKGIYVGGAISPGLKMRYRSLNNYTSKLPLLETKEPDDFVGDNTNNCIHSGVVNGVVNEIDGVINQYKTKYQDLTVVLTGGDTNFLAKQLKNHIFANPNLVLEGLHKILIYNRADD, encoded by the coding sequence ATGAATTTAATAATTGATGTTGGAAATACTCGTGTGAAAGCTGCTCTTTATGAAAAAGATAGCTTAAAAGAGTTAGTTGTTTTTCAGAAAAATGAAATAGTTTCTGAACTGAAAAAAATTTTGAAAAAAAGTAAAATTTCTTCCTCAATCGTATCTTCGGTAGCTACTTTATCAGATGAAAATCTAAAAGAGCTGCATAAATTTTTAAATTTGATGGAGCTTAATTATGAAACAAAAGTTCCTTTTATAAATAGATATAAATCTCCGACTACTTTAGGAGTTGATAGAATTGCTTTAGCAGCATATGCTGCTTTGCAGTATCCAAAAAGGAATGTCTTGGTTATTGATGCAGGTACTTGTATAACTTTTGACTTTATTAATAAGGGAATATATGTAGGAGGAGCTATTTCACCTGGATTAAAAATGAGATATAGATCATTAAATAATTATACTTCGAAATTACCTTTATTAGAGACAAAAGAGCCTGATGATTTTGTTGGCGACAATACGAATAATTGTATTCATTCAGGTGTTGTAAACGGAGTTGTAAATGAAATTGATGGGGTAATAAACCAGTACAAAACTAAATATCAAGATTTAACAGTTGTTTTAACAGGAGGAGACACGAATTTTTTGGCTAAACAATTAAAAAATCACATATTTGCCAATCCAAATTTGGTTTTGGAAGGTTTACACAAAATTTTGATTTATAACAGAGCGGATGATTAA
- a CDS encoding S9 family peptidase yields the protein MKINSKLLTILFFVVSVSVTNAQKIVGSWKGTLKVQGMEMPLIFNISEKDGAFSSTMDSPSQGATGIPMDETKFEGNTLSMTFKKAGITYSGNLEDNTIKGTFKQGGMEIPLSLQKTEKTVPGNPELVSSEADLNNLSSIEKGNYKYSVEDYFSNPKGVSFRFSPDGKYLSYKESDENGKQHVYVKNIQTGKAERVIEQKKELIRGYGWLNSNRLYYTMDKGGNENYHIYAINLDGSNDKDLTPFEGVRANFESLLKEDKDHIIVQLNKNNPQIFEPYKLNVVTGEIKQLFENKDASNPISGYQFDKDGNLRGYTKLKDGVNMEVYYEDGKGGYELWKQLNWKDSFGVISFNYATDYPHDAYVLSNLETDKAEILLYDLKKKKTIKKIFSNEKYDVGGLGLSKKNNYAIDYLSYEGEKNILIPVSKAYRKIDKAVKKKLPGMQYYVTGRTDDESKYMLYITSDKVYGIYYVYDLKKNELKEIYNTMPQLRSEDMAEMRPITFKSRDGVTIHGYITLPKEALNGEKVPVIVNPHGGPQGIRDSWGFNPESQLFASRGYATLQVNFRISGGYGRKFLESGFKEIGRKAMDDVEDGLKYVVDKGWVDGDKAAIYGGSHGGYAVLRGLTKTPDLYACGVDYVGVSNLFTFMKTIPPYWKPYLKIIKEIWYDEDVAEEKEIMNEVSPVFHIDKIKKPLFVVQGANDPRVNIDESDQIVEGLRAKGVDVPYMVRYDEGHGFGKEENRIALYKSMMGFYAKHLKEANKDKEPIKY from the coding sequence ATGAAAATAAACAGCAAATTACTAACAATTCTATTTTTTGTAGTTAGTGTTTCTGTAACAAATGCCCAAAAAATTGTTGGGAGTTGGAAAGGAACGCTAAAAGTACAAGGCATGGAAATGCCACTGATATTTAATATTTCTGAAAAAGATGGTGCTTTTTCGTCTACTATGGATAGTCCTTCTCAAGGAGCAACAGGAATCCCAATGGATGAAACAAAATTTGAAGGAAATACCCTTTCAATGACATTTAAAAAAGCAGGGATTACATATTCAGGAAATTTAGAAGACAACACAATTAAAGGAACTTTTAAACAAGGAGGAATGGAGATTCCATTATCGTTACAAAAAACAGAGAAAACAGTTCCAGGTAATCCGGAGTTGGTTTCATCTGAAGCAGATTTGAATAATTTATCAAGTATAGAGAAAGGAAACTATAAGTATTCTGTAGAAGATTATTTCTCAAATCCAAAGGGAGTTTCATTCCGATTTTCTCCAGATGGTAAATATTTATCTTACAAAGAGAGTGATGAGAATGGAAAGCAGCATGTTTATGTAAAGAATATTCAAACAGGCAAAGCAGAAAGAGTTATTGAGCAAAAAAAGGAATTAATCCGTGGATATGGTTGGTTAAATTCAAACCGTTTATACTATACTATGGATAAAGGAGGGAATGAAAATTACCACATTTATGCCATAAACTTAGACGGAAGTAATGATAAGGATTTAACTCCTTTCGAAGGAGTAAGAGCAAATTTCGAGTCATTATTAAAAGAAGATAAAGATCATATCATTGTTCAGTTAAATAAGAACAATCCTCAAATTTTCGAACCATACAAGCTAAATGTTGTCACTGGTGAAATCAAGCAATTATTCGAAAATAAGGATGCTAGTAATCCAATTTCAGGATATCAATTCGATAAAGATGGTAACTTAAGAGGTTATACTAAGTTGAAAGATGGCGTAAATATGGAGGTGTATTATGAAGATGGAAAAGGAGGATATGAATTATGGAAGCAATTGAATTGGAAAGATAGTTTTGGAGTTATTTCGTTCAACTATGCTACTGATTACCCTCACGATGCTTATGTGTTGAGTAATTTAGAAACTGATAAAGCAGAAATCTTATTATATGATTTAAAGAAGAAAAAAACGATCAAGAAGATTTTCTCAAATGAAAAATATGATGTTGGAGGTCTAGGATTATCTAAAAAGAATAATTATGCGATTGATTATTTATCATATGAAGGAGAGAAAAACATCCTTATTCCAGTAAGTAAGGCTTATAGAAAAATAGATAAAGCTGTAAAGAAAAAGCTTCCAGGAATGCAGTATTACGTTACAGGAAGAACAGATGACGAATCTAAATATATGTTATATATCACTAGTGATAAAGTATACGGAATCTACTATGTTTATGATTTAAAGAAAAACGAATTAAAAGAGATTTATAATACAATGCCACAACTTCGTTCAGAAGATATGGCAGAAATGAGACCAATTACATTCAAAAGTAGAGATGGTGTAACAATTCACGGATATATTACATTACCAAAAGAAGCGTTAAACGGTGAAAAAGTTCCTGTTATTGTTAATCCACATGGTGGTCCACAAGGAATTAGAGATTCTTGGGGATTCAATCCAGAGTCACAATTGTTTGCAAGTAGAGGATATGCTACATTACAGGTGAATTTCAGAATTTCTGGTGGATATGGACGTAAATTTTTAGAGTCTGGATTTAAAGAAATTGGTAGAAAAGCAATGGACGATGTAGAAGACGGATTAAAATACGTTGTTGACAAAGGATGGGTAGACGGAGATAAAGCTGCTATATATGGAGGAAGCCACGGTGGATATGCTGTATTAAGAGGTTTAACAAAAACTCCTGATTTATATGCATGTGGTGTAGATTATGTTGGAGTTTCGAATTTATTTACATTTATGAAAACAATTCCACCATATTGGAAACCTTATTTAAAAATTATCAAAGAAATATGGTATGATGAAGATGTAGCAGAAGAAAAAGAAATAATGAATGAAGTTTCACCTGTATTTCATATTGATAAAATAAAGAAGCCTTTATTTGTAGTTCAAGGAGCGAATGATCCAAGAGTAAATATCGATGAGTCGGATCAAATTGTAGAAGGATTAAGAGCGAAAGGAGTTGACGTTCCGTATATGGTTAGATATGACGAAGGTCATGGATTTGGAAAAGAAGAAAATAGAATTGCTTTATATAAATCGATGATGGGGTTTTATGCGAAACATTTAAAAGAAGCTAATAAAGATAAAGAGCCGATAAAATATTAA
- a CDS encoding homocysteine S-methyltransferase family protein — protein sequence MSKIYSEIQKRILVLDGAMGTMLQEYNFSEEDFRGERFKDHPSPLKGNNDLLSITQPEAIKEVHRKYLEVGADIIETNTFSGTSIAMEDYSLEHLAYELNYESAKIAKEVANEFTVKQPNKPRFVAGAIGPTNRTASLSPDVNKPEYRAVTFEDLRKAYKEQVEGLVAGGVDILLVETIFDTLNAKAALFAIDEVKDERNIDIPIMVSGTITDASGRTLSGQTVEAFLISMSHIPLLSVGFNCALGAEQLQPYLKRLSNNTSFYTSAYPNAGLPNAFGEYDQSPEEMKTLIEDYLKDGILNIIGGCCGTTPEHIKGIVEIAEKYQPRQLKVANL from the coding sequence ATGTCAAAAATTTATTCAGAAATTCAAAAAAGAATCCTTGTGCTTGATGGCGCAATGGGAACAATGCTTCAAGAATATAACTTCTCAGAAGAAGATTTTCGCGGAGAACGTTTTAAAGATCATCCTTCACCATTAAAAGGAAATAATGATTTATTATCTATAACTCAGCCGGAAGCGATAAAAGAAGTCCATCGTAAATATTTAGAAGTTGGAGCTGATATCATAGAAACTAACACCTTTTCAGGAACCTCTATAGCTATGGAAGATTATTCTTTAGAACATTTAGCATATGAGTTAAATTATGAATCTGCGAAAATTGCCAAAGAGGTCGCAAATGAGTTTACAGTTAAACAACCAAACAAACCAAGATTTGTTGCAGGAGCAATAGGTCCAACAAATAGAACTGCTAGTTTATCTCCAGATGTAAATAAACCAGAATACAGAGCTGTAACTTTTGAAGATTTAAGAAAAGCGTATAAAGAACAGGTCGAAGGTTTAGTTGCTGGTGGAGTAGATATATTACTAGTGGAAACCATATTTGATACTTTGAATGCTAAAGCCGCACTTTTCGCTATCGATGAAGTTAAAGATGAGAGAAATATAGATATACCGATCATGGTTTCTGGAACCATAACAGATGCTAGTGGAAGAACTCTATCTGGTCAAACTGTAGAGGCTTTTTTAATTTCAATGTCACACATTCCATTATTAAGCGTTGGTTTTAATTGTGCATTAGGAGCAGAACAGTTACAACCGTACTTAAAAAGATTGTCAAACAATACCAGTTTTTATACTTCGGCATATCCAAATGCCGGATTACCCAATGCTTTTGGGGAGTACGATCAGTCGCCAGAAGAAATGAAAACATTAATAGAAGATTATCTAAAGGATGGGATTCTAAATATTATTGGAGGTTGTTGTGGAACTACTCCTGAACATATTAAAGGTATTGTAGAAATAGCTGAAAAGTATCAACCAAGACAATTAAAGGTAGCGAATCTATAA